In Zingiber officinale cultivar Zhangliang chromosome 9B, Zo_v1.1, whole genome shotgun sequence, the genomic window CAAATCGGTAGAAGCTGCATCCTTTGCTAAATGGAAAAGGCTTCCTGCGCCACTCTGTACAAGGGACAATGTCTCTGAACAAGTAATGTGAGGTTCCTAAATTTTGGTTTAGTTATATCAACTCTTGTATACCCAAATGCCATGTGACTCCTACAGCCAATGAATCTTCTTTAGATATGTCATCAATAACAAACTGAAGGTCAGTACTGGTTGTCTTGGTGAACTTCTTGAAGAACTCAAGAATAGCCTGtatcattttaaatatttatcATAACAATGCAACAGTAAAGAATCCATGATCCAAGGTAATTAGCCATCCAAGTATATATAACGAGATATTTGTTCCTAGGAATGTAGAAATTCAAATCTTgccttaatttttaatttcaaaatatttgggCTCATCAAGACTTTTTGACCAAAATAGTTTGATGAACCTAAACAActtattttaactaaaaaaattagaaaaaaaaacatatcacATAGATATCAACCTCATGAACCCAATGGTACCCTGCTTGTCAAAATTGATAAAATTGTCCCTTAaaattgtgtgtgtgtgtgagtgtgtgtgtgtgtgtgtgtgtgtgtgtgtgagagagagagagagagagagagagagaccccTTGAATGTTGGAGATTAAACCCTTATCCTCTTGTGTTGCACATAAGACTCCGTTGCTCCTTCTCTGGGCTCTCTTGTCACAAAGTAACAAGGCAAAATAACTCCAAACCCCTACCTGAGAGGTATTTAAACCAAATTCCATAAATTCCATCACTTAATCCTGATTAATCTCTAATTGAATTAGGCAGAACCTGCACAGTTCAAACTCCATCACTATCCCTCACATCAAAAGTTTTGTAGGTTGACACATACATtcctaattctaaaaattaaagcttccCATTTTCTTAAATTTAATTTCTGTTATATCTTAAATCAACTTATTCAACCACATAATTAAATAAACATAATGCTAAAGACAGAGAAAAGATCATGATACAGGATTTACTATCACTCATACGAACTCTAATGGACAACTGAATTAGTTTCTACAGATGAAGTGATCGAGGAAAGTTCATCTTCTTTGCCTATGTTCTTCAAGGAAGTTCGCTGGAGACAAAAAATGGGTTACAAAGTACTATCAGTGTGCCGTTTGTTTATAGCATGAGAACTAATCAACCAAGTGCTTTAAACGAAAAATAACTGCAACAAAATCCTTCACTTGGACCCAACGACAGACACATTCATCATCCGCATAAAATCGAAACTGATCTTCTAACCTTGCGCCCAACAAAAGGTTGGGCGAAGACTAAATCCTCGTAAACGCAATCCTCTGCAATCAATGACTCCACGGCAAGAAAATCCCGACAATTTATCCCGCCGTAGAAATCTTTCACCACATCCGCCGCCGTCATGATCCCCAGAGGATGGACTATGGCAGTCTTCACCTCCGAAGAAGCACAGACAATGGGAGGCCTCGTTGAGACGGATGATGTGTTTAAACTCGATCGATATAGAGAACAAACCGAAGCTGAAGGAGACGGAAAGGACATACTCCGCCCCGCTCCTAAAGCCCTAGCTAGGGTTGGAGTTCCATGGAACCCGAGATGGAGCGCGGTGACGGATTCCGGCATCTCCTACCGCTGCGAAATCGCCGCCGGCGAGGGATGAAAAGATGCTGCTCTTGGCAGAACAAAACGGCATCGCTGTATGCCACCCGTTTTTTTACTAATCTGATGCGCTTCGCTTCAAGCAGATGTAATGCGGACCGGGCCGGCTGTGAACCGGCCTAGCATGGCCGGAAACAATCTGGTTCATATCTCTATATCAGGTCTGTTTGGGTTAGACCGTGTCTATTAAACAAAACGATCAGGGATATTGCAAGTTTACACAGGTCCACCAATGTGTCGGATGTCTGATCTTTCTCATGCACTCGGGAGGAGCGATGTCATATGTTTTTGCTCCAGTAAGCTTATCGAGCAACATGACTCTCATTCTAATCAACTGACTATACACTTGATCCACTGACTGTCCGAGCGACCTCATTCTCTCTTCCAGTTCCCGTCCACTTCTCCTCGCCAAACGCACCGACATCCCGACCTCCCGCCCAACTCCATGCGCCACCGCGCGCCGCAGACTCCGAACACAGGACGCCGCAGCCTCCAACTCATCCAGAACCGCGGCtccacctctcctcctcttctcgaaTTCCAACTTCACAGCCTTGTGCAGATCTCGCAGCTTTCCTCCCCACCCCGAGGCCTGACGACCCGGCTGCGCCGCTGGCAGCCCTCGTCGCGCATTGAAAGAAACGGCGATCCAAGTGGCCGCGACCGCCAGCTGCGTCATCGCCAACGTTCCGCGCAACGCTTCCCGGAGCTCCGCCGTGGAAGCATCGGCGCTCGCTTGATGGTCGCGTGCCGCCGGTTCTGCATTGCCGGCGATCTTCTCGCCCAGCTTCCGTAAATTGAAGTCGCGCAGCTTGTCCAATTCGTCGCATCGCTTCTCCGTCGCCTCGCACTCAGCTAATGCCACCGTCGCCCGTCCAGCCACGCCGGAGCTGATCCGCTCCTGCCGCGGATCCTGATCAAGGTAATGCGAGGCCGCGTACATAGATCCTGTGTACTTCCTGAGCTCGCCCATCCTTTCTCGCAGCCCATTGCACGCGTCGAGCAGCTCCACCACGCCGTCGGCGTAGCCCTGGATCAACTGGCGGTCTCCATGGGTTGCAGTTCGGTCGGCCGGAGTGGCAAGAAGCCTGTCCGTCATCCGCTGAGCTGCGAACGTGAGGTCCAAGGCCTTGGCCAGCCAATGCCCGCTCGTGTACCGACTGACGCTGAAGGGAACGAGACGGAGTTCGTCGAGCTCTGACATGAGCCAGCGGTCAAAGGCGGTTCGGACCGGCGGCCACGGAGAGACTGGGGAGGGGGCGAGCTTGGACCTCAGCGACAAGGTCCGCTGCAGAAGGGAACAAGAAGACCTCATGGCTCGATGCCTTTGTCtgcctagctagctagctagaatGAGGTGAATGCACACAATAGAGTAGATGCATGATATATGGTGGAGCATGCATGGGAGGAGAAGACAAAGGAAATAAAAAAGGATTTGGAGTTTAAGAGCCATTAGGTAGACTAAGTATGGTGTTCCAATGGAGAGCAAACACGAATTGAATGGGAAGGGAATATGTTGGAAGGGATAACTGTGCTGCCGGCAATCCGCTAGCTGCATGCCGAagaggttatatatatatatatatatataaaatgctgTTGTATATTTTATTTTCACAGCAGCTAGCGCAAAATGTGAATGAATGAACGATATATTCACTCACTTGAattttagatatatatatatatatatatatatatatatatatatatatatatatatatatatatatatatatatatatatatatttatatatatatatatataaatgttgttgtatattttattttcacagcagctatatatatatatatatatatatatatatatatatatatatatatatataattaatgttGTTGTATATTTTCTTTTCACAGCAGCTAGCGCAAAATGTTAATGAATGAACGATATATTCACTCACTTGAATTTACGTTGAATGCATctgaatggagaagaggtaaaAGAGATACGAAGTTTCATTATGAATAGAATTTTAGTCCCATATTAGGAATTTTAAGGTATATTGGTtattttatattgattcacatatatTGAGCATGTGAATAAATATATGAAGATCTTTGGACGAAGAAGGCCCTTCTCTGGTTCCTATTGGCGGTAGagcaattcccccccccccccctcctctttgGCCATGGGTCTACGACCACAAGCAAAAGGTTTAACACACGAAATGCTGAATCTCCATTCCCCTTCTCCTCGATCGTGCATTTTTTGCTCAGTGGAGTGCTTGTGAAAACAGTCGGGTACCTTTCAGTTCGCCATGACCATCAATACTTGGTGAGAATTACGATTcaccattgtatcctgggaaacagacgacctaaGAAagtctcgaagcacagccggaggtggggcaaattcgtttcaaggaaactgtgttcGTCGTAGGCCTCGATTTACTCAGTTCACTTGTCCGACCATTTTCTATGCTTCGCTATGCTGTTCGCCTAGCAACTCGCTCACCAGAAGCCTTCAACTTGCTCGGCAGCAACTTGCTCGGTAGCAACTCGCTCGGCAGAAGCCTTCAACTCGCTCGACAACAACTCCCTTGACAGCAACTCGCTCGGCAAAAGGCTGCAACTTGCTCGGCAGCAACTCACTCGGCAGAAGCCTTCGATTCGCTCGGTCGGCCACTTTGCTCGATCGGACTCTTCGCTCGGTCGACCATAAGCTTCACTCGGTCGGACTCTTCGTTCGGCCGACTTTAAGCTTCGCTCGGTCGGCCACTTCGCTTGGTTGGACTCTTCATTCGATCATCCTTAAGCTTCGCTTGGTCAGCCTCTTCGCTCGGTCGGACTCTTCACTCGGTCGACCTCTTCGTTCGGTCGGCCTTAGCATATTTCTCTCGGTCGGCAAAAGCCTTCGATTCGCTCGGTCGGCCTTAGCCTAATTCGTTCGATCGACCATAACCTATTTCTCTCGGTCGGCAGAAGCTTTCGATTCGCTCGGTCGACCTTAGCCTATTTCGCTCGATAAACAACTAACTCGCTCGATCAACAACTAACTCGCTCGGTCGGCCACTGTGAAGCATGCGTTAAGTACTTGGCAGATACCAGCTCCGGTTGATAGTTTGAGATTATCAACTCAGGTCATTTCAACAATTAAGTGATTTTAAAttctatataattttaaattcaatcaaGTCCCAAAAATGTCCGACAACCTATTATTTGTGCTAACAATATATAACTTGCTTTTGATCCATTAATGAACGCACAAACGTTGTTAATTGTAGTAGAGTGACGAGCTCTAAAGCAAGTGAGAGACAATACGTAGTATCACTGCAGTTTTgtatttgatcccgtccggaatctgagtcagacggaggGTGGGCGAGCGGTTAGTGATGTCGACAAAGGGTGACTGAGCTCTCCGAAGGTACTATTGAGGACGGCTGACGAGGGGTGATGACGAAGAGGATGGTACACGGGTCCTGCGCATACTCAGACAAGCACCTTGTACGTTagggaccaagaaccagggaaaaagttccCGGAGcaggtcctccgatgctcaagtcaggtactttttccccagaaacacAGTAAAACGTAGAAGGAACAAAGTAGAAGATAGATGCGAAAAAgttagtgagcgtacctgcacaaGGGAAAGGACCccctttttatatggcagtgCGTACTTCTGGCGTCTGacaagtgtcagggaatgtcggatgtcagaccTTGTCTGGCGATGAGTGATGTGTGACATCCTCTATTCCTCTTATAGGTCGGCGGAAGGTTCTGTTGGCAGCGAGTCATAGACCgttagaatattctctgacacgcagcagttattctctgacaagtggttacgattctctgactcaGTTGTCGTTTTTACTGATCGGGCATGGACCAAAGAACTCTTGACAACTAGCAATCGACGAGCCTGACCTAGATATATCTGAGTAGTCCGCCATATCCTGGTCGGGTGTACCAGGTTCTTATATGTGGGTCTGTTTGAGAAAACCTAACCGGTAGAGATAGCTCCCGCTCTTCCTTTACTGTTCCTTATGCTACCAGACTGAGTTCCCGATCTAGACATCCCGACCGAGCAACTGGTCTGAATTCCCGATTTGGACATCCCGACTGAGCAATTGGTCTGAGTTCCTGATCTAGACATCCCGACCGAGCAACTGGCTGGTCTGAATTCCCGATTTGGACATCCCGACCGAGCAATTGGTCTGAGTTCCCGATCTAGACATCCCGACCGAGCAACTGGTCTGAATTCTCGATCTGGACATCCCGACCAAGCAATTGGTCTGAGTTCCCGATCTAGACATTATGACCGAGCAACTGGTCTAAATTCCCGATCTAGACATCCCGACCGAGCATTAACTAATTAGCGGCTTCTAACAGTTATATCCCTTCTATTGAGTGATACGTTCCCTCGACCTCTTACTATCACGccttcttgacttctgactgtcatgtccccttgacttctgactgtcacgtttTCTTGACTTCTTACTGTCACACCCCCTTGgtttctgactgccacgtccccttaacttctgactgtcacgtctccttgacttctgactatcacatctccttgacttctgactaccacgtTCTTTTGACTAGACCTTGTCATTATATACCGTatcaatatttatttaatttaatgtatATATCACGCCACATGCCAACCTTGATTTTGTATAATGTTAATTAGCTACAAACCAACAAGATCGAGTGACTAAGGAGAGAATAATTAAACTGCCGTACATCATGCACGAACAAATTCATGCAATCGAATTTTCAGTATATATATTCAAAGTTGCATGCATGTGGTGTTGATGTTACCCTGGAGACATGGTCGGGGGAGATGAGTTGTAATGTTCATGGAAGAGAGGCCGGCATAGTCGCAACCgtgaattaattaattagaaggCTGCCCCCGGAGTTGCTGCTGCCTGCTCTCCGCATCACAAGAGCTGAGTTGAGCGCAGCTAGCTAGTCTTCTCATGCTATCAAAACAGGTGGCCGGCCTACTATGCAGCATCTCTTGTAATTGCATCTTTAGAAAAACAAACTGTTGAATTAATGTAGGTTTCCTGCATACCAGCTGCAACCTCTCCGGACGACATTCTCGATCGACGAGCTTGGTTTCAAATTACCTGTTTAACCTCATTCATCTGGTCTGAAAGTTAAGAAAAGAGAGTTGCGTTTCGCCCTTCTTCCTTTCAAATGATGTTTTTATCCTCTttctctttttatatatatattttttttcaattttatttaatttttatttaattttattttttttaattatttttgtttaaaagcatctctcatacttatatatttttaatttattttatttattatttttatctatatttttccaattttatttaatttttatttaggtttaattaaataaaaattaaataaaataataaaaatatataagtatggatgaaaaaataataaaaaaattaattaaaaaattaattaaaaataaaaaaaataaaaaaattatcatgacCCGAAGAAAGAGGGTATGATGATCTATTTTCTATATTGACTAAGTCGTCAGAAGCCTCTGGTCAATGTTATTTGCAGACAGCGGTCGAGTTGCTCCGATCCCTGATACCCTAATACTTGAGACAGGTCCCAAAAATATATAAGAAGTCGAATTAATAGCAGAATAATGAAGTGTATGGAGAAAAAACATGGAAAACATACCCTATCCCAGGGGGTGCCCTCTAATAGACTAGTGAGCTGGTCGTGACGTTGATCGAGTTATCATGACCCAAAAGAGTAGACGAATGTGAATCGGATGAAGAGTTGGATTTGATGGCATGGAGCTGGAAGCGACATGGAGATGAAAGCGGCATGGATCCGGAAGGAGGCATAGACCGAAATATAACAACGACACAAAGGATGAAACATGGCACACAGGTCAGACGACATGAAGACCGGAACATAGCCTTGGCTCGAAGGTCGGAATACAATATCAGCTCGAAGGCCGGAACACTATATCGGCTTGAAGGCCGGAACACCATATCGGCTCGAAGGCCAGAGAGCTCGAAGGTCGAACGTAGTAAACCACATAGAGCCGAATGGAGTAGGCGGCATGGGGTCGCAGAGTCAGCTAGCAGAGGGCTACTAGCACATATACAGGAGGTGTCGGGGCTACATGGTTGGGCAGACGGCAAAGGAGGTAAGAGGGGCAGCACTTGACCGCTCGAGGTGATGGCAGCTACTGGATACGACGTCCGACTGAGGACGAAGGCGGCGAGAGAGGCCAAGGAGTGGTGTGATGCTGTCGGAAAAGATGGAACATGAGAGGGAGAAAAGGAGGGGGCTACCCTGATCCTTGCGTGAGGCGATGTCGGAGGGAGGTGGTGAGGCGGCAGCCTCGTGCGTGTGAGGGGGTAGCCTCGTGCGTGTGAGGCGGCAGCCTCGTGCGCGAGAGGCGGCATGTATATGCGAGAAGAGGAGCGGCGTGGTCTGTGTGATGGACTGGAGGAGGCCGACGGTATACCTGACCGACGACAGTGGTGGCTGGCGAGGGAGGAGGATGTGGTGTGCGTCCCTAGCAGCAGCGACGTGTTTCAGCTGGCTGCAGCAAaaataccccccccccccccccctctcctttttttgttggttgctactcggaaaacctataggttccactgtacaaaaattttgtacaaaggtctgaaccttttcctagctaccatgtgttcttttaaattaaattttggatcgcctgcggaacttaacacgtttgatccaaaacttaatctatttgttcttttaggttttgacttggatctcctgcggaacttaacacgttcgacccaagtctccttaagttattaattccattaaatattaatttccataaaaggttcccagtactgacgtggcgaggcacatggccttcttggatatgggagcaaccaccaccgactagacaaaacctttaatagaaagctaatatttaatttcctaaaataactttaggttaaccaaagagaacaatcaaatcacaaggaaaagaaagaaacaaaagaacacaacttcgaaaaaacatattcgaaattctagaacgtaagcctcttgtatttggtattatttccataaataactagcatgatgcggaaataaaatttactagttataccttgtagaaaaacctcttgatcttctaccgtattcctcttctaacctcggacgttgtgtgggcaacgatcttccgagacgagaaaccaccaatcaccttcttctcctcctagctaggttcggccaacaaagaggaagcttcaccaaggaagaaaaacaaaatactaaccaagctccaagagatgctagctttctctccttcttcttcttcttctccgagtagtatccggccaccacaagagctccaatagaagggtagggttcggccaccacaagaggaagagagagagaggttggccggccacaccaaggaacaaaagagggagaggaataatagatgttgtatcttgtgaaggcaccctcaccccttcttttatattccttggcctaggcaaattaggaaatttaattacaataaattttccttaatttccttgacatgatttaattgagagaaataaaataaaatttccccaattaatttcaagtggccggccacatcattggataacaaagaggacaagttttaatcaacaattaaaacttcctaatttgtttccggaaattttaaaaataaaatttctctttaaaatctcttcatggttgataaaggaaatttctataattttaattttatcaacatgtgaataattttaaagaaaaaataaaacatctctccaatctataaataaggaaagagatctaatctctttctttaatctttgtagatcttttacaagagagatattttaattttaattctctttaaaatatatcttccacataataataaaaattaaaattaaatttctttttaatttattttggccggccctactagcttgggttcaagcgagggccggccacccaatctctaggccggccctagcttgatcccaagctagcttggccggcccctattgggtgggtatagaaggtgggtataggtgggtatagaactctataaataagaggctacgatagggaccgagaggaggaattggttttggtctcccgataaaattaagcatcccgtgttcgccccgaacacacaacttaattttatcaatgataattcatttcactagagaactatcattgaactaccgcaccaatcccaaattacatttttgggctccttcttattatgagtgtgttagtctccctgtgtttaagatatcaaatgtccactaattaagtgagttactgacaactcatttaattaatatctaagtccaagagtagtaccactcaaccttattatcatgtcggactaaatccacctgcagggtttaacatgacaatctttatgagctcctcttgaggacattatcaacctagtatctctaggacacagtttccttctataatcaacaacacacactataagtgataccatttcccaacttatcgggtttattgattcaacgaactaaatctcacccattgataaattaaagaaataaatatcaaatatatgtgcttgttattacattagaattaagagcacacacttccataataaccgaggtctttgtttctttataaagtcagtataaaagaaacgacctcaaatggtcctactcaatacactctgagtgtactagtgtaattatatagtcaagataaactaatacctaattacactacgaccttccaatggtttgttcctttccatcatggtcgtgagctactgtttataatttataaggtactgataacatgatcttctgtgtgtgacaccacacaccatgtcatctacaatttaaattaattgaacaactacatttatcataaatgtagacatttgaccaatgtgattcttatttctagataaatgtttataccaaaagctaggcttttagtatacactccaacaatctcccacttatactaaaaggctaagctgctatatctgctaccatacatctgattcctaatccttcaatatgcccatcaaaagctcttgccttaaggacctcagtggaaagatcaataggtcatcacctgatgcaatctaggcagcaacaacttctcctcgtttatacgatttctcgtattgggtggtacttgcgctctattgtgtttacttgccttatagacttatggtttcttcgagtttgctactgcaccaacattattacaataaattgtaataatctttggacaaaccagaaatcatatctaagtctatcttgaggttattgagtcatacagcttttaatggctacctcagaggcttgccatatactaagcttctatggtggagtccagaaaaacacctatgcttatcactctttcatagttatgactttacctcctaaagtaaacacaaaaccccgaggttgac contains:
- the LOC122024880 gene encoding uncharacterized protein LOC122024880 isoform X2, whose translation is MPESVTALHLGFHGTPTLARALGAGRSMSFPSPSASVCSLYRSSLNTSSVSTRPPIVCASSEVKTAIVHPLGIMTAADVVKDFYGGINCRDFLAVESLIAEDCVYEDLVFAQPFVGRKAILEFFKKFTKTTSTDLQFVIDDISKEDSLAVGVTWHLEWRRKPFPFSKGCSFYRFEVREGKRQIVYGRDCVEPAVKPGDLALVVIQGVTWLLQKFPQLADRLQ
- the LOC122024880 gene encoding uncharacterized protein LOC122024880 isoform X1 yields the protein MRSSCSLLQRTLSLRSKLAPSPVSPWPPVRTAFDRWLMSELDELRLVPFSVSRYTSGHWLAKALDLTFAAQRMTDRLLATPADRTATHGDRQLIQGYADGVVELLDACNGLRERMGELRKYTGSMYAASHYLDQDPRQERISSGVAGRATVALAECEATEKRCDELDKLRDFNLRKLGEKIAGNAEPAARDHQASADASTAELREALRGTLAMTQLAVAATWIAVSFNARRGLPAAQPGRQASGWGGKLRDLHKAVKLEFEKRRRGGAAVLDELEAAASCVRSLRRAVAHGVGREVGMSVRLARRSGRELEERMRSLGQSVDQVYSQLIRMRVMLLDKLTGAKTYDIAPPECMRKIRHPTHWWTCVNLQYP